The Sylvia atricapilla isolate bSylAtr1 chromosome 12, bSylAtr1.pri, whole genome shotgun sequence genome has a segment encoding these proteins:
- the NRN1L gene encoding neuritin-like protein isoform X1, whose product MRSLRLTWSGCTDGGGQGAPNLWGILGSEAASQEPVSMAGQCDTIYKGFADCLISLGDSMAQSIRQQQQEEGGEEEQELDTICKSWDDFHTCASEVLSRCPVEAATIWESLRQESRKIQFQGNLQELCSSRGRLASAQGSPAAETNQATLRGSATSLHPRVLALLALPLLLPWL is encoded by the exons atgAGGAGCCTGAGATTAACCTGGTCCGGCTGCACGGACGGTGGAGGACAGGGAGCACCAAACCTCTGGGGGATTTTAGGCTCAGAGG CCGCGAGCCAGGAGCCCGTCAGCATGGCGGGACAGTGCGACACCATCTACAAGGGCTTCGCCGACTGCCTCATCAGCCTAGGGGACAGCATGGCCCAGAGCAtccggcagcagcagcaggaggagggcggcgaggaggagcaggagctggacaCCATCTGCAA GTCCTGGGATGACTTCCACACCTGCGCCAGCGAGGTGCTGTCGAGATGCCCCGTGGAGGCGGCCACCATCTGGGAGTCGCTGCGCCAGGAGTCTCGCAAGATCCAGTTCCAGGGGaacctgcaggagctgtgcagctcCCGGGGCCGCTTGGCCAGCGCCCAGGGCTCTCCGGCCGCTGAGACCAACCAGGCCACGCTGCGGGGCTCGGCCACCTCCCTGCACCCCCgtgtgctggccctgctggccctgccgctgctgctgccctggctctAG
- the NRN1L gene encoding neuritin-like protein isoform X2 encodes MGGGCWRLLGVVCPLLLHLAASQEPVSMAGQCDTIYKGFADCLISLGDSMAQSIRQQQQEEGGEEEQELDTICKSWDDFHTCASEVLSRCPVEAATIWESLRQESRKIQFQGNLQELCSSRGRLASAQGSPAAETNQATLRGSATSLHPRVLALLALPLLLPWL; translated from the exons ATGGGCGGCGGCTGCTGGCGGCTGCTGGGCGTCGTGTGCCCGCTGCTCCTGCACCTCG CCGCGAGCCAGGAGCCCGTCAGCATGGCGGGACAGTGCGACACCATCTACAAGGGCTTCGCCGACTGCCTCATCAGCCTAGGGGACAGCATGGCCCAGAGCAtccggcagcagcagcaggaggagggcggcgaggaggagcaggagctggacaCCATCTGCAA GTCCTGGGATGACTTCCACACCTGCGCCAGCGAGGTGCTGTCGAGATGCCCCGTGGAGGCGGCCACCATCTGGGAGTCGCTGCGCCAGGAGTCTCGCAAGATCCAGTTCCAGGGGaacctgcaggagctgtgcagctcCCGGGGCCGCTTGGCCAGCGCCCAGGGCTCTCCGGCCGCTGAGACCAACCAGGCCACGCTGCGGGGCTCGGCCACCTCCCTGCACCCCCgtgtgctggccctgctggccctgccgctgctgctgccctggctctAG